A single window of Nicotiana tomentosiformis chromosome 1, ASM39032v3, whole genome shotgun sequence DNA harbors:
- the LOC104115183 gene encoding WAT1-related protein At1g25270-like, translating into MFFLPSILVYSSCLNNYFLRLILRRRPNITWAFLLQAFISGLLGGSLFCNLFYASIELTSPVFVSAIDNLVPAMTIVIAILFRSEKLSLHKVSGKAKSLGTIICVTGAMVMTFYKGRQLPMWSFKIHFLHHTTTTGSHEKLQSGNNFSLGIILALRSSFCYALWTVLLEKIGNDYPCHYSSAAWMSLMGAIQSTIFALCFDHESNQWKLGWSIRLFIVLYMGVLGSGIVVILMTWCSQKRGPLFVSIFNPMTLIFVALASAMLLDEAVYVGSVIGGGLIIAGLYLVLWGKEKERKALNQSSNEEATHNVEGI; encoded by the exons ATGTTCTTTCTTCCCTCTATTCTAGTATATTCCTCTTGCTTAAACAACTATTTCCTCCGTCTCATTTT GAGAAGAAGACCGAACATAACCTGGGCTTTCTTGCTACAAGCATTTATCTCAGGTTTACTAGG GGGATCACTCTTCTGTAATCTGTTTTACGCAAGTATTGAATTGACATCTCCTGTATTTGTATCGGCAATTGATAATCTTGTACCAGCCATGACAATCGTTATCGCCATACTCTTCAG ATCGGAGAAATTGTCATTGCATAAAGTAAGTGGCAAAGCAAAGTCCCTTGGAACAATTATATGTGTCACAGGAGCCATGGTAATGACATTTTACAAAGGTCGACAACTTCCAATGTGGTCTTTTAAAATTCATTTTTTGCATCATACAACTACAACTGGATCACATGAAAAGTTACAATCTGGCAACAACTTCTCCTTGGGTATAATACTTGCATTGAGATCGAGTTTCTGTTATGCACTCTGGACAGTATTACtg gaAAAGATAGGTAATGACTACCCATGTCATTACTCAAGTGCTGCTTGGATGAGCCTTATGGGAGCAATTCAGTCGACTATATTTGCATTATGTTTTGATCATGAAAGTAATCAATGGAAGCTTGGCTGGTCCATAAGGCTTTTCATCGTTCTTTATATG GGAGTTTTAGGGTCTGGGATTGTTGTTATTCTCATGACGTGGTGCTCCCAAAAAAGGGGTCCTTTGTTTGTATCAATTTTCAATCCTATGACACTTATTTTTGTAGCACTAGCAAGTGCAATGTTGCTTGACGAGGCAGTATATGTTGGAAG TGTCATAGGTGGTGGTTTGATAATAGCGGGATTATATCTTGTGTTGTGGGGGAAAGAAAAAGAGCGGAAGGCATTAAATCAATCAAGCAACGAAGAAGCCACACATAATGTTGAAGGAATCTAA